In the Paenibacillus pabuli genome, one interval contains:
- a CDS encoding adenosylcobalamin-dependent ribonucleoside-diphosphate reductase: MTMNKLSHKLEGLSEKIFLDRYAWKDADPNHAKAGDVVLVLTKDDPKFPTKEVGEIIERQGQTVKVKTRSGETIQTEVEKLTLTIEKTPEEMWDRLARAMASVESTPEEQQKWQSKFRAVLDDWKLVPGGRIAAGAGASDELTLFNCYVIPSPEDSRGGIMKTLTEMTEIMARGGGVGINLSSLRPRRAVVKGVNGSSSGSVSWGGLFSYTTGLIEQGGSRRGALMLMMNDWHPDVMDFITVKQTMGQVTNANLSVCVSNAFMEAVKQDGDWELVFPDTSDPDYDNEWNGDLQQWKEAGRQVIHYRTLKARDIWRTIIESAWKSAEPGVVFMEYYNQMSNSWYFNPIICTNPCGEQGLPGWGVCNLSAINLSKFYDEASHDVAWQELAETTRISARFLDNVIDATPYHFEENQKNQQRERRVGLGTMGLAELMIKLRIRYGSPESLEFLDKLYGFIAKEAYLASADIAAEKGAFPAFELEPYLQSGFMKNLVGTYPEVGEAIRKKGVRNVTLITQAPTGSTGTMVGTSTGIEPYFAFKYFRQSRLGYDEQFVPIAQEWLDEHPGEELPDYYVTAMDLSAENHIRVQAAIQQWVDSSISKTANCPADFTVEDTAQLYELAFDLGCKGVTIYRDGSRDVQVLSTTKKEEASSEGSNETKEANPVKDPSPVKETNAVNETTSISSAPLETESSDKVIVAASSPAKVLDKQYKSRPQVLRGATYKINTPFGMAYITINDLDGIPAEIFLNVGKAGSDVFAMAEALGRVCSLFLRYGDHGHKVELLIKHLKGIGGSGAIGFGVNRVESIADAVAKALESHVQSTAQVNASSTLEDADQTENSFPESVNVNQPSNAAGTENEEFITYTASRDLCPSCGSASLINIEGCKTCSQCGYSKCN; this comes from the coding sequence ATGACTATGAACAAATTGTCGCACAAGCTGGAAGGACTCAGTGAAAAAATATTTTTGGATCGTTATGCCTGGAAGGATGCCGATCCAAACCATGCCAAGGCAGGAGATGTTGTGCTCGTTCTGACGAAAGATGACCCGAAGTTTCCGACAAAGGAAGTGGGCGAAATCATCGAACGGCAGGGTCAGACGGTGAAAGTGAAGACTCGCAGTGGAGAAACGATCCAGACGGAAGTGGAGAAGCTGACGCTTACTATAGAAAAAACACCGGAAGAGATGTGGGACCGCCTCGCGAGAGCAATGGCGTCTGTAGAATCCACTCCGGAAGAGCAGCAAAAGTGGCAATCCAAGTTCCGGGCTGTACTGGACGATTGGAAGCTGGTTCCCGGGGGACGAATTGCTGCTGGTGCGGGGGCTAGCGATGAGCTGACACTCTTTAATTGTTATGTTATTCCTTCTCCCGAGGACAGTCGGGGCGGCATTATGAAAACGTTGACGGAGATGACGGAGATTATGGCTCGCGGTGGTGGCGTTGGCATCAACCTGTCGTCACTTCGTCCACGTCGTGCAGTTGTTAAAGGAGTTAACGGATCCTCCAGCGGTTCGGTATCGTGGGGTGGCTTGTTCAGTTATACCACTGGATTGATTGAACAGGGAGGCAGCCGCCGGGGAGCACTCATGCTGATGATGAACGACTGGCATCCGGATGTGATGGATTTTATTACCGTCAAACAAACGATGGGGCAGGTCACCAATGCCAATCTGTCAGTATGTGTGAGCAACGCGTTTATGGAAGCCGTCAAACAGGACGGGGACTGGGAGCTTGTTTTTCCGGATACGAGCGATCCCGATTATGACAACGAGTGGAACGGGGATCTGCAGCAATGGAAGGAAGCAGGGCGCCAGGTTATCCATTACCGCACGCTTAAGGCCCGGGATATATGGCGTACGATCATCGAATCGGCTTGGAAATCAGCGGAGCCGGGTGTTGTCTTTATGGAGTACTACAATCAGATGTCCAACAGCTGGTATTTTAATCCGATTATATGTACCAATCCATGCGGAGAACAAGGTCTGCCAGGATGGGGCGTCTGCAATCTGTCGGCCATCAACTTATCCAAATTTTACGATGAAGCCAGTCATGATGTAGCGTGGCAGGAGCTGGCAGAGACAACACGCATTTCAGCAAGATTTTTGGACAATGTGATTGATGCGACGCCTTATCATTTTGAAGAAAATCAGAAGAATCAGCAGCGGGAGCGACGGGTTGGACTTGGCACGATGGGCCTGGCAGAGCTGATGATCAAGCTTCGCATCAGGTACGGCAGTCCGGAATCACTGGAATTCCTGGATAAACTGTATGGTTTTATTGCGAAAGAGGCATATCTCGCATCAGCAGATATTGCGGCAGAGAAGGGAGCATTTCCTGCTTTTGAATTAGAGCCATATTTACAGAGTGGATTTATGAAAAATCTGGTTGGAACTTACCCCGAAGTGGGAGAGGCCATCCGGAAGAAAGGGGTTCGCAATGTAACCCTAATCACACAGGCCCCAACAGGAAGCACGGGAACAATGGTGGGTACGTCGACAGGAATTGAACCCTACTTTGCTTTTAAATATTTCCGTCAAAGCCGGCTCGGTTACGATGAGCAGTTTGTCCCCATTGCCCAGGAATGGCTGGATGAGCACCCTGGCGAGGAACTGCCCGACTATTACGTAACGGCGATGGATCTGTCAGCCGAAAATCATATTCGGGTACAGGCAGCAATTCAACAATGGGTGGACAGCTCCATCTCGAAGACGGCTAACTGTCCGGCTGATTTTACTGTAGAAGATACAGCACAATTGTATGAGCTTGCTTTTGATCTCGGTTGTAAGGGAGTCACGATCTACCGGGATGGCAGCCGCGATGTACAGGTCCTGTCCACGACGAAGAAGGAAGAAGCGAGTAGTGAAGGAAGTAACGAAACAAAGGAAGCTAATCCTGTTAAAGATCCGAGTCCAGTCAAAGAAACAAATGCGGTAAATGAAACGACATCTATCTCATCAGCGCCTTTGGAGACAGAGAGTAGTGACAAAGTAATCGTAGCAGCTTCGTCTCCTGCCAAAGTACTGGATAAACAGTACAAGAGTCGTCCACAGGTACTGCGGGGAGCAACGTACAAAATAAATACTCCGTTCGGCATGGCTTACATTACGATTAACGATCTGGATGGCATTCCGGCAGAGATCTTCCTGAACGTGGGTAAAGCCGGTTCAGATGTATTCGCCATGGCGGAAGCACTGGGAAGAGTGTGCTCGCTGTTCCTGCGATATGGTGACCACGGACATAAAGTGGAGCTGCTTATCAAACATTTGAAAGGCATCGGTGGTTCGGGAGCGATTGGCTTTGGTGTTAACCGGGTGGAGTCCATCGCAGACGCAGTAGCCAAGGCGCTTGAAAGTCATGTACAGAGTACAGCTCAGGTGAATGCATCCTCTACTCTCGAAGATGCAGACCAGACTGAGAATAGCTTTCCTGAATCGGTGAATGTGAACCAACCTTCAAATGCTGCGGGTACAGAGAATGAAGAATTCATAACCTATACAGCATCGAGAGACCTGTGTCCTTCCTGTGGTTCAGCTTCATTGATTAACATCGAAGGCTGCAAGACGTGCAGCCAATGTGGATACAGCAAATGCAATTAG
- a CDS encoding DEAD/DEAH box helicase → MNRKHPLHMNQPAAELPVPLEFDRSWLTQLESRLDKGGPWGDYRLFQLGIQAEETNLIPNFDEIQCLKHLQGLTPLPHQMDTARKVLFEMSGRAILADEVGLGKTIEAGLILKEYMVRGLVSKVLILVPASLVLQWVRELNSKFGIPAVAQKKAYSWQNEVVVASMDTAKRDPHKEILLSTDYDMIIIDEAHKLKNKKTTNYQFMLKLRKKYCLLLTATPVQNDMSELFNLINLLKPGQLGRQGDFAANFVVDKRIPKNQEQLKDELSKVMIRNRRGEGPVQFTKRNVSNVNLQLSPEEQALYDGVTSFVKDQYQEAGGNLSSMLSLVTLQREVCSSRDAVFVTLVNLSKKLPLDSPLRDKIWELVAHIKAIKENTKAEKTMELIRNMNEKVIIFTEYRATQEYLLNYFRNNGLTAVPYRGGMNRGKKDWMMDLFRGRVQAMIATEAGGEGINLQFCHHMINFDLPWNPMRVEQRIGRVHRLGQQNDVNIYNLSTTGTIEEHILNLLHEKINMFEMVIGGLDVILERLEKKESIEKSLYKIMLESQNEDDIRRKMDSLGQSLNSIQREVADEVPSVSLLDLGKGGH, encoded by the coding sequence ATGAACCGGAAACATCCGCTTCACATGAATCAACCTGCAGCAGAACTGCCCGTTCCGCTAGAATTCGATCGCAGCTGGTTGACCCAACTGGAGTCGCGGCTCGATAAAGGCGGGCCTTGGGGGGATTACAGACTCTTTCAGCTTGGCATTCAAGCGGAGGAGACCAATCTCATTCCCAATTTTGATGAAATACAGTGTCTGAAGCATTTGCAGGGACTCACCCCGCTTCCGCACCAGATGGACACTGCTCGCAAAGTATTATTTGAAATGTCAGGCCGTGCCATTCTTGCCGATGAGGTCGGTCTGGGAAAAACAATAGAAGCAGGTCTGATTTTGAAAGAATATATGGTCCGCGGTCTCGTATCCAAGGTGCTCATTCTCGTGCCTGCATCCCTTGTGCTTCAGTGGGTACGAGAGCTGAATTCGAAGTTTGGCATTCCCGCAGTTGCGCAAAAAAAGGCCTATTCCTGGCAAAATGAAGTGGTTGTGGCTTCCATGGATACAGCGAAGCGAGATCCGCATAAGGAGATTTTGCTGAGTACGGATTATGACATGATCATTATCGACGAAGCCCACAAACTAAAAAATAAAAAAACGACCAATTATCAATTCATGCTGAAACTGCGAAAAAAATATTGTCTGCTGCTGACCGCAACACCGGTACAAAATGACATGAGCGAGCTGTTCAATCTGATTAACTTGCTCAAACCGGGCCAGTTGGGTCGTCAGGGTGACTTTGCTGCCAACTTCGTTGTGGATAAGCGAATTCCCAAAAATCAGGAACAGCTCAAGGACGAATTGTCCAAAGTCATGATCCGGAACCGCCGCGGCGAAGGTCCTGTACAGTTCACCAAACGGAATGTTTCCAACGTGAATCTGCAGCTATCGCCTGAAGAACAGGCGCTCTATGACGGGGTAACCTCCTTTGTTAAAGATCAATATCAGGAAGCTGGAGGAAATCTCAGCAGCATGCTCTCGCTTGTTACGCTGCAGCGGGAAGTGTGCAGCAGTCGGGATGCTGTATTTGTTACGCTGGTCAACCTGTCCAAAAAGCTCCCGCTTGACTCTCCGCTCCGGGACAAAATCTGGGAGCTGGTTGCCCATATCAAGGCCATTAAGGAAAATACGAAGGCCGAGAAAACGATGGAACTGATTCGAAACATGAATGAGAAAGTCATCATTTTCACCGAGTACCGGGCCACGCAGGAGTATCTTCTGAATTATTTTCGCAACAACGGACTCACCGCTGTTCCATATCGCGGCGGCATGAACCGGGGGAAAAAGGACTGGATGATGGACCTGTTCCGAGGCCGTGTCCAGGCCATGATCGCAACTGAAGCCGGTGGTGAAGGCATTAACCTTCAATTTTGCCATCACATGATTAACTTCGACCTGCCCTGGAACCCCATGCGCGTAGAGCAGCGAATTGGCCGGGTACATCGGCTGGGACAGCAAAATGACGTCAACATCTACAATCTGTCGACGACTGGCACGATTGAGGAACATATCCTGAATCTACTGCATGAAAAGATCAACATGTTCGAGATGGTCATAGGCGGACTGGATGTTATCCTGGAACGGCTGGAGAAAAAGGAATCTATCGAAAAAAGTCTCTATAAGATCATGCTCGAATCCCAAAATGAAGATGACATTCGCCGCAAAATGGATTCGCTTGGACAATCGCTGAATTCCATTCAGCGTGAAGTCGCCGATGAAGTGCCGTCTGTCTCCCTTCTGGATCTGGGCAAAGGAGGACACTGA
- a CDS encoding acyltransferase family protein, with product MSQTLKNRRHMNGLDGLRAIAVLAVIGYHLNLSFIPGGLLGVGIFFVLSGYLITDILVSQWQEHGRISLGDFWVRRIRRLVPGMLTMTAVVMVWLLFTDPSRLAALRGDVISGVLYISNWWYIFHHVSYFESFGPPSPFGHFWSLAVEEQFYLVWPLLLVLSIKLFKRKGWLVVFIVVAAELSAGAMAIMYNPDLDPSRVYYGTDTRAFALLAGAALAVVWPSRKLSSSLASLNRAVLDVSGLAALALLVYMMMNSSEYEPSLYQGGMVLQAIATTLLVAVLAHPSSILGRLIGAKPLRWIGERSYGLYLWHYPVIVLTSPVVDTGGLHPVRMILQVAATVVLASLSLKFIENPIRYNGFRDTWSRLWGRGRNSIGTHQIWLKRGGLVMSVLFMCFTVSQMMISSAANSDSHSVSMSTTLNGEHAVHEEIGQDVLPAPVDTAGSGQKPSPQKNDKPADAGGNPQDMPAEQTSKPDTPSPSEEPASNEGNGTASDEPNQTAEEAAGNTDHADEDGTDTVENPDQPGEASQEDGDAAPPAEDGKIHYTVIGDSVILDAKPYLEQHMSGVHVDGHVGRQMWEAADVLDGLKRNDQLGNQVVLELGTNGSFNSKSLNSVLDYLKDENHVYLVTVRVPRPWERTVNKALDEAASSYSNVSLIDWNSASEGHNEYFEKDGVHLTKEGSEAFAALIKNSLK from the coding sequence ATGTCACAAACGTTGAAAAACAGGCGTCATATGAACGGACTGGATGGCTTGCGGGCCATTGCTGTGCTTGCTGTGATTGGATATCATCTTAATCTGAGTTTTATCCCCGGCGGTTTGCTCGGTGTCGGGATTTTCTTTGTTTTATCAGGTTATCTGATTACAGATATTCTTGTGTCCCAATGGCAGGAACATGGACGCATTTCACTCGGTGATTTTTGGGTGAGACGAATCAGGCGTCTGGTGCCTGGTATGCTTACCATGACTGCCGTGGTAATGGTCTGGCTGCTCTTTACAGATCCTTCCCGTCTGGCTGCCCTGCGTGGGGACGTCATTTCGGGTGTATTATACATAAGCAATTGGTGGTATATCTTCCACCACGTATCCTATTTTGAGAGTTTTGGTCCGCCATCACCGTTCGGGCATTTCTGGTCGCTCGCAGTGGAAGAACAATTTTACCTGGTGTGGCCGCTGCTTCTTGTTCTATCAATTAAGCTGTTCAAAAGAAAGGGATGGCTCGTTGTCTTCATTGTTGTAGCCGCTGAGTTATCTGCGGGCGCAATGGCGATCATGTACAATCCGGATCTGGACCCGAGCCGTGTATATTATGGTACGGATACGCGTGCTTTTGCCTTGCTGGCCGGGGCAGCGCTGGCTGTTGTGTGGCCAAGCCGCAAACTGTCCTCCTCCCTTGCGAGCCTTAATCGAGCCGTGCTCGATGTATCGGGCTTGGCAGCGCTGGCTCTGTTGGTCTACATGATGATGAACAGCAGTGAATATGAACCTTCGCTCTACCAAGGCGGGATGGTACTTCAAGCCATAGCCACAACGCTGCTGGTCGCTGTGCTGGCTCACCCTTCTTCGATTCTGGGACGCCTGATTGGTGCAAAACCGCTTCGATGGATTGGGGAGCGTTCCTATGGGCTCTATCTCTGGCATTATCCTGTAATTGTACTGACAAGTCCTGTGGTCGATACGGGAGGTCTACATCCGGTTCGAATGATTCTTCAAGTGGCAGCCACCGTAGTGCTGGCTTCACTATCATTGAAGTTCATTGAGAATCCAATCCGATATAACGGATTCCGTGACACCTGGTCCCGGCTATGGGGCAGAGGGCGGAACAGTATTGGTACGCATCAGATATGGTTGAAGCGGGGCGGACTGGTGATGTCTGTTCTGTTTATGTGCTTCACCGTGTCACAGATGATGATCTCATCTGCGGCGAACTCCGATTCACATTCTGTATCGATGTCTACCACATTGAATGGAGAACATGCTGTGCATGAGGAGATCGGACAGGACGTTCTTCCGGCTCCCGTTGATACTGCAGGGTCCGGTCAGAAGCCGTCACCGCAGAAGAACGACAAGCCTGCAGATGCCGGTGGCAACCCGCAAGACATGCCAGCAGAGCAGACGTCGAAGCCGGATACGCCCTCCCCATCGGAAGAACCGGCATCCAATGAAGGAAATGGAACGGCTTCTGATGAGCCAAACCAGACTGCTGAAGAGGCTGCTGGAAATACAGATCATGCCGATGAGGACGGAACCGATACAGTAGAGAACCCTGATCAACCGGGAGAGGCTTCGCAAGAGGATGGAGACGCAGCTCCTCCTGCTGAAGACGGCAAGATCCACTATACCGTGATAGGGGATTCGGTCATATTGGACGCCAAGCCTTACTTGGAACAGCATATGTCCGGGGTACACGTGGACGGTCATGTTGGCCGTCAGATGTGGGAGGCAGCCGATGTCCTGGACGGGCTCAAGAGAAACGATCAACTGGGCAATCAGGTTGTACTTGAACTTGGAACCAACGGTTCATTCAATTCCAAAAGCCTGAATTCAGTGCTTGATTACCTTAAGGATGAGAATCATGTATATCTGGTTACTGTACGGGTCCCACGTCCTTGGGAACGAACGGTTAACAAAGCACTGGACGAAGCAGCCTCATCTTACAGTAATGTTTCCCTCATTGACTGGAACAGTGCAAGCGAAGGGCATAACGAGTACTTCGAGAAAGACGGCGTACATTTGACGAAGGAAGGCTCGGAAGCTTTTGCGGCACTTATCAAAAACAGCTTGAAATAA